Proteins encoded in a region of the Clostridium butyricum genome:
- a CDS encoding PAS domain-containing protein yields the protein MIIIRNDSLKIYKYLSIVLLIFIVLLSFYDLQCINSIHSHNLKTISLFFQLLLFIIFILYIISSKKLSQQENDEFDSLTKIVPGGIAKVYGNDKFTIQYADDKFYKMIGYTKEEFLRDYNNNSKFLIHPDDLTSVIRSFKFQLDNGQPFKAQFRVIKKDSEIIWISARGNTLSINKNISLYNFIFTDITIPKNAMSKLDLENKRYEIICKLSDDIYFEYDILNDTLINSTVCQKLFGNDHVISNFKENLINSDVIYKDDIESFINLYNDFNNGSKNISYRLRIKNSDNSYTKWQIQGSPIYDQNNVPIKIIGKAINISQLSKDLIEL from the coding sequence ATGATTATTATCAGAAATGATTCATTAAAAATATACAAATACCTCTCAATAGTACTACTAATTTTTATAGTTTTACTATCTTTTTATGACTTACAATGTATAAATTCAATACATAGCCATAATTTAAAAACTATATCACTTTTTTTTCAGCTATTATTATTTATTATATTCATACTCTATATAATTTCAAGTAAAAAACTTTCTCAACAGGAAAATGATGAATTTGATTCTTTAACAAAAATTGTACCTGGTGGAATTGCAAAAGTATATGGAAATGATAAATTTACAATTCAATATGCTGATGATAAATTTTATAAAATGATTGGCTACACTAAAGAAGAATTCCTTAGAGACTATAATAATAATTCAAAATTTTTAATTCATCCTGATGATTTGACTTCAGTAATAAGGTCATTTAAATTTCAGTTAGATAACGGACAACCTTTTAAAGCACAATTTCGTGTAATAAAAAAGGACAGTGAAATAATCTGGATATCAGCTCGTGGAAATACCTTATCAATAAATAAGAATATATCTTTATATAATTTCATATTTACTGATATTACAATTCCTAAAAATGCAATGTCTAAATTAGATTTAGAAAATAAACGTTATGAAATAATATGTAAACTATCTGATGATATATATTTTGAATATGATATCTTAAATGATACTCTTATAAACAGTACTGTCTGTCAAAAACTTTTTGGTAACGATCATGTAATCTCAAATTTTAAAGAGAACTTAATAAATAGCGATGTTATTTATAAAGATGATATTGAAAGCTTTATAAATCTATATAATGATTTTAATAATGGAAGTAAAAATATTTCTTATAGACTAAGAATAAAAAATTCTGATAATAGCTATACAAAATGGCAAATTCAAGGTTCTCCTATATATGATCAAAATAATGTTCCAATAAAAATTATAGGAAAAGCTATTAATATTTCACAGCTATCTAAAGACTTAATCGAATTATAA